In Sediminispirochaeta bajacaliforniensis DSM 16054, one genomic interval encodes:
- a CDS encoding TIGR00282 family metallophosphoesterase, producing the protein MPDKITVLLLGDVFGQPGCRALFVGLKSLAKECRADLVVVNGENAADGFGITPEIADRLFASGADVLTSGNHIWQKREILPFLDSQERMLRPGNYPPGVPGHGSCIVEVKGVKVGVLNLQGRLRMGDLDCPFRVGADMVRKLREKAKVIVVDFHAEAPEEKEALAFYLDGQVSSVTGTHTHVQTADERIYPKGTAYISDIGMTGPVDSVIGCDMEISLRRSATQMPLKMEVSDTPAAIQGVKIEIDVASGKALSIERVVKHSLV; encoded by the coding sequence ATGCCAGATAAGATTACGGTCCTGCTTCTCGGTGATGTCTTCGGCCAGCCGGGATGCAGGGCTCTTTTTGTTGGATTGAAATCTCTTGCAAAGGAGTGCCGTGCCGATCTTGTGGTCGTGAACGGTGAGAATGCTGCCGACGGTTTCGGAATTACTCCCGAGATCGCCGACAGGCTTTTTGCTTCCGGTGCCGATGTCCTTACCTCCGGTAACCACATATGGCAAAAGCGTGAAATTCTTCCCTTTCTCGACAGCCAGGAACGGATGCTTCGTCCCGGAAATTACCCTCCCGGGGTCCCGGGGCACGGGAGTTGTATTGTCGAGGTCAAAGGGGTAAAGGTCGGTGTGCTTAACCTTCAGGGGCGGCTTAGAATGGGTGATCTTGATTGTCCTTTTCGTGTCGGTGCCGATATGGTACGGAAGCTTCGTGAAAAGGCTAAGGTCATTGTAGTGGATTTTCATGCCGAGGCGCCCGAAGAGAAGGAGGCCCTTGCCTTTTATCTTGATGGCCAGGTTTCCTCGGTTACCGGAACCCATACCCATGTTCAGACCGCCGATGAGCGGATCTATCCTAAAGGCACGGCCTATATCTCCGATATTGGCATGACCGGTCCCGTTGACAGTGTTATCGGCTGCGACATGGAAATCTCTCTTCGTCGTTCGGCAACACAGATGCCCTTGAAAATGGAGGTTTCTGATACTCCCGCTGCTATTCAGGGCGTCAAGATTGAGATCGATGTCGCTTCGGGAAAGGCTTTGTCGATTGAACGGGTGGTAAAGCATTCTCTTGTCTAA
- a CDS encoding GerMN domain-containing protein — MARKKNSSLGCLFWIALILLALVIFLFSRERISSVLETTGFDTLLKTVQKDTKEPEVKRISPEEEKPPAEERPTIEPSDQVQERPKEPEVIEKELPVENLDEPEQEKPAEKPLVEQKLRTSILYFVMVGDSGEIALQHVTRPVYYESSPLTRTLEALLKGLTTAELNKGMISLIPEGTALRSVMVRNGVAYVDFSETFAFNEFGVEGANAALKQVVYTATEFSTVKSVQITINGKKKDYIATEGLTIANPIGRDSFK, encoded by the coding sequence ATGGCACGTAAAAAAAACAGCTCTTTAGGCTGTCTCTTCTGGATAGCATTAATTTTATTGGCACTCGTGATCTTCCTTTTCAGCAGGGAACGAATCAGTTCCGTTCTGGAGACGACAGGATTCGATACCCTTTTGAAGACGGTACAAAAGGATACAAAGGAACCGGAGGTCAAGCGCATCTCCCCGGAGGAAGAAAAGCCGCCCGCCGAAGAAAGGCCGACCATAGAGCCTTCCGACCAAGTCCAAGAAAGGCCAAAGGAACCGGAGGTTATTGAAAAAGAACTACCGGTTGAAAACCTGGACGAACCGGAACAGGAAAAGCCGGCAGAAAAGCCTCTCGTGGAACAAAAGCTTCGGACCTCGATTCTCTACTTTGTGATGGTTGGCGATTCAGGAGAAATCGCCCTTCAACACGTAACAAGGCCCGTCTATTACGAATCTTCACCCTTGACAAGGACCTTGGAAGCACTATTGAAGGGGCTGACGACGGCGGAATTAAACAAAGGAATGATTTCCTTGATCCCCGAAGGGACGGCGCTACGATCCGTTATGGTAAGAAACGGGGTCGCCTATGTAGATTTCTCCGAAACTTTCGCCTTTAACGAATTTGGTGTCGAGGGCGCGAATGCGGCACTGAAACAGGTAGTCTACACCGCAACGGAATTTTCCACCGTCAAATCGGTCCAAATCACCATCAATGGCAAGAAAAAGGACTATATCGCCACCGAAGGGCTTACCATTGCGAACCCCATTGGCCGGGACTCATTCAAGTAG
- a CDS encoding TlyA family RNA methyltransferase, whose protein sequence is MKRIPLLALLKKRYPDLDADDLYARIVCGEVFIAEERISDPKHLVPADSVPAFRVRRFVSRGGEKLEEAIRRLGIDVTGLIFVDAGASTGGFTDCLLSRGAAIVHAVDVGYNQLAYSLRKDPRVIVHERTNIMELEALNPVPDAAVADLSFRSLRGAASKILALTRLGWGLVLFKPQFERASGLLDGGERTYPFDGVVRNNDERRHLLNELKKRLSEEGIATAAAIESPVPGRKKGNREIVLLIHQGDVAPPCFDPPT, encoded by the coding sequence ATGAAACGAATTCCGCTTCTCGCATTATTGAAAAAGCGATATCCCGATCTTGATGCGGATGATCTCTATGCCCGTATTGTCTGCGGTGAGGTTTTTATCGCTGAAGAGCGGATCAGCGATCCGAAACACTTGGTGCCTGCCGACAGCGTCCCTGCCTTTCGCGTCCGTCGCTTTGTTTCACGGGGCGGGGAAAAACTGGAGGAGGCAATACGTCGCCTGGGTATCGATGTTACGGGATTAATATTCGTCGATGCAGGGGCTTCTACCGGGGGGTTTACCGACTGTCTCTTATCCCGTGGTGCCGCCATAGTCCATGCCGTCGACGTTGGGTATAACCAGCTTGCCTACTCCTTGCGGAAAGACCCCCGGGTTATCGTCCATGAACGTACCAACATCATGGAGCTTGAGGCCCTGAATCCTGTGCCGGATGCTGCTGTTGCCGATCTGTCGTTTCGTTCCCTCAGGGGGGCTGCTTCTAAGATTCTTGCGCTCACCAGACTCGGCTGGGGGCTTGTGCTTTTTAAGCCGCAGTTTGAACGGGCTTCCGGTTTGCTTGACGGAGGGGAACGTACTTACCCTTTCGACGGTGTGGTCCGAAATAACGATGAGCGGCGGCATTTGCTTAACGAGTTGAAGAAGCGACTGTCCGAAGAGGGTATTGCAACTGCTGCGGCAATCGAATCTCCTGTTCCCGGCAGAAAGAAAGGAAACAGGGAGATTGTCCTCCTGATTCATCAAGGTGATGTCGCACCGCCTTGCTTTGATCCTCCTACTTGA
- the rny gene encoding ribonuclease Y, producing the protein MTVVLAIVLPVSGLILGWTIRWLYARFQLSSSEQKAERVKQEAVKEAEAKRRELILETKDELLRERNQQEREFRERRNELQRLERRLLQKEENLEKKQSDLDIQKQKLADRDGKIREREVFLDEEEQKWKAELERVAGISSDEAKQLIIQSLESEARHDAQVLINKIEQEAQTLAERRARDIIVTSIQRIATDVSSDVTISSVSLPNDEMKGRIIGREGRNIRTLETLTGVDIIIDDTPEAVVISCFDPIRKEIAKVALERLIQDGRIHPARIEEVVLKVTKEINQIIFDEGEKVFFDLGIHNLNQEAIRALGRLYYRTSYGQNVLKHSKEVAVLAGMIAAEIGADREIAKRGGLLHDIGKGIETDSDGNHAELGAELARKLGEDPRVINSILSHHNDVEPNCVESVIVQIADAISASRPGARRETLNNYIKRLENLEQLSESFEGVEKAYAIQAGRELRIMVNHESVDDDRAKELAKDIAKKIEAELRYPGRIKVTIIRETRVVEYAR; encoded by the coding sequence ATGACTGTCGTATTGGCAATCGTTCTCCCCGTCTCCGGTTTGATTCTAGGTTGGACAATACGATGGCTGTATGCCAGATTCCAGCTTTCTTCTTCTGAACAGAAAGCTGAACGGGTAAAACAAGAGGCAGTCAAAGAAGCTGAAGCAAAGCGTAGGGAGTTGATTCTTGAGACAAAGGATGAACTACTTCGGGAAAGAAATCAGCAGGAACGAGAGTTCCGTGAAAGAAGAAATGAGTTGCAGCGACTGGAAAGGAGGTTGCTGCAGAAAGAGGAAAATCTAGAAAAAAAGCAGTCTGATCTGGATATCCAGAAACAGAAGCTTGCAGACCGGGACGGTAAGATACGGGAACGAGAAGTTTTCCTCGATGAGGAGGAACAGAAATGGAAGGCAGAGCTTGAAAGGGTTGCGGGAATTTCGTCCGACGAAGCGAAGCAGCTTATTATTCAGTCTCTGGAAAGTGAGGCCCGTCATGATGCGCAGGTTCTCATAAATAAGATTGAGCAGGAAGCTCAGACGCTTGCCGAGAGGCGGGCACGTGATATTATCGTAACCTCGATTCAAAGGATCGCAACAGATGTCAGTTCCGATGTGACAATCAGTTCTGTCAGCCTGCCCAACGATGAAATGAAGGGGCGGATCATTGGCCGCGAGGGGCGGAATATTCGGACCCTTGAAACCTTAACGGGGGTGGATATCATCATCGATGATACTCCCGAAGCGGTTGTTATTTCCTGTTTTGATCCCATCAGGAAGGAGATTGCGAAAGTTGCTCTCGAGCGACTTATTCAGGATGGGAGGATTCATCCTGCCCGAATAGAAGAGGTCGTGCTTAAGGTTACGAAAGAGATCAATCAGATCATTTTTGATGAGGGAGAAAAGGTCTTCTTTGACCTCGGTATCCACAATCTCAACCAAGAGGCCATACGGGCCCTGGGCCGGCTCTACTATCGGACCAGTTACGGCCAGAATGTGCTCAAACACTCAAAAGAGGTGGCTGTTCTTGCCGGGATGATTGCCGCGGAGATCGGTGCGGATCGGGAGATCGCCAAACGGGGTGGCTTGTTGCATGACATTGGGAAAGGGATTGAGACCGATAGCGACGGTAACCATGCCGAGCTGGGAGCGGAGTTGGCTCGCAAGCTTGGGGAGGATCCGCGGGTTATTAATTCGATTCTCAGCCACCATAACGATGTGGAACCCAATTGTGTCGAGTCTGTTATTGTTCAGATCGCCGATGCGATTTCCGCTTCAAGGCCCGGTGCACGAAGGGAAACCCTCAATAACTACATCAAGCGTTTGGAAAACCTTGAACAGCTTTCCGAAAGCTTTGAGGGGGTTGAAAAGGCGTATGCAATCCAGGCCGGGCGTGAGCTGCGCATTATGGTGAACCATGAGTCTGTGGATGATGATCGGGCCAAGGAACTGGCGAAAGATATCGCCAAGAAGATCGAGGCTGAGCTTCGTTATCCCGGAAGAATCAAGGTGACTATCATCCGTGAGACACGGGTAGTGGAATATGCCAGATAA